The Mercurialis annua linkage group LG8, ddMerAnnu1.2, whole genome shotgun sequence genome window below encodes:
- the LOC126660323 gene encoding disease resistance protein RPV1-like, with protein MASTSSVPQQWKYDVFISFRGADTRDGFLSHLFDALCRNQIITFKDENLDRGVEISNNLLQIIEESYFAVVIFSENYANSSWCLDELVKIIECNKLMGQQILPVFYQIDPTDVQELTGSYGDAFIKHREEFKDDLDKVENWSRALKETAGMSGLVSQNLKPESKLIEEIVNHILKKLNETFPNDPCDDGLVGIKPRIKDLESLLHLEAMDVRFIGIWGMGGIGKTTLASKIFDQLSSQFDGRCFIYNVREKLEKYTSDGLQHEILSQISGKQNSNVCMPIMLSSSIKKIFIRKKVFIVLDDVSDLGALGFLIGDNAIYAQGSRIILTSRDKQILKNRCVDIYEVQELNYIEAIQLFRIHAFKQNHPIEALMKMANRAILYTKGVPLALQVLGSSLYNKNAVEWEDQLKKLEDSPDKTIQNTLRVSYDGLDENEKEIFLDIACFFTSEDKDHVESALECLGHFARIGISCLLDKCLIFISKNKIEMHDLLQQMGKDIVINECHKNPRKRSRLWNPQEIINVLTKDLGTISTESISLDMSKIQDIELSSGAFERMNKLKFLKLYCPYYEEDLSSYQQNKIFDPHKRNYVSLSEELSFLPNDLRYLYWYKYPSKSLPMNFFPENLVHLHLMHSHIQQLYNKNQCLLNLRFLDLSYSVDLLKMPDLSKFLKLESLRLKGCESLVEIFSSNQPDSKLSHIDLGHCKRLESIPSFLHLKNLNFLSLEGCSNINEFPKVPRNIGHLILDRIAVVKVPSSIRRHNSLTKLSLYECTRIKFLPNGITELKCLVDLNLSGCSELVSLPDNIGELKRLKDLELSNCSKLMNLPEGIGNLKSLMFLDISLCQNLKELPENLGALESLKWLCATKSGIKRIPSSINCLSKLDRLKCDECEGLVLPSFTGLSSLKHISLENCGMIEIPSSMSSLVSLRELNLNGNNLEMLPTSFKNLPKLEKLSLSNCKRLKCLSDLPSALQSLVLSNCTMLKVLPSSLTKGNMDSLWFLDTRNCANLDQNECKMTVDYMILRLESCLPQLKLYAFGNSLYDTFQEMVQQNVKICTFLRGLHIGGGEIPPKLMYLNNNGSSLLLPLRSGPHDFMVLAFWAFVAVKDTPSEDCDSDNEIYVKCECRFMDDSGQILCFETVYRERIFKSLLHDEVFGSEHTFLWYSTVQFTHSKYSFSTFSFEFYTKIYCDGREHLSSTAVVSKCGIHILFDDNNIGPLTHEDNIAPLNVPSAWRFYKDGQHRIEIKEHDEDEDEGQSSSEDDEEEEQNSNQDDEEEGHSHPKRTLISSLFTNFLYGLCSICYPSQTVRDSI; from the exons ATGGCTTCTACTTCGTCTGTTCCGCAACAATGGAAATATGATGTCTTTATTAGTTTTAGAGGCGCAGACACTCGCGATGGGTTTCTTAGTCATCTCTTCGACGCTTTATgcagaaatcaaattattacCTTCAAAGATGAAAATCTTGACAGAGGAGTAGAGATCTCAAATAATCTCTTGCAAATAATTGAAGAATCATATTTTGCAGTCGTtattttttcagaaaattatGCAAATTCGTCATGGTGTTTAGATGAACTAGTGAAGATAATCGAATGCAACAAATTGATGGGACAACAGATATTACCAGTATTCTACCAGATAGATCCAACTGATGTGCAAGAGTTGACCGGAAGCTATGGCGATGCGTTTATCAAGCACAGAGAAGAGTTCAAGGATGATTTGGATAAAGTGGAGAATTGGAGCCGTGCTTTGAAGGAAACCGCAGGAATGTCAGGATTGGTTTCACAGAACCTTAA GCCTGAATCCAAACTAATTGAAGAAATTGTTAACCACATTTTGAAGAAATTAAATGAGACATTTCCTAATGATCCTTGTGATGATGGTTTGGTTGGAATTAAACCACGTATCAAGGATCTTGAATCATTATTGCACTTAGAAGCTATGGATGTGCGCTTCATAGGAATTTGGGGGATGGGCGGTATAGGTAAAACAACTCTTGCTAGCAAAATATTTGATCAATTATCTTCCCAATTTGATGGTCGATGCTTCATTTATAATGTTAGGGAAAAACTGGAAAAGTACACATCAGATGGCTTACAGCATGAAATCCTTTCCCAAATATCGGGGAAACAAAACTCAAATGTTTGCATGCCGATCATGTTATCAtcttctattaaaaaaatattcattagGAAAAAGGTTTTCATTGTTTTGGATGATGTGAGCGATCTAGGTGCATTGGGATTTTTGATAGGAGACAATGCAATTTATGCTCAAGGGAGTAGAATTATTCTGACAAGTAGAGATAAACAAATTCTCAAGAATAGATGTGTTGATATATATGAAGTTCAAGAGTTGAATTATATTGAGGCCATTCAACTCTTTAGAATCCATGCCTTTAAACAAAACCATCCTATTGAAGCACTTATGAAAATGGCAAATAGGGCAATATTGTACACAAAGGGTGTCCCATTAGCTCTTCAAGTTTTGGGTTCCAGTTTATACAATAAGAATGCAGTAGAATGGGAAGATCAATTGAAAAAACTAGAAGATAGTCCTGATAAGACAATCCAAAATACTCTGAGGGTAAGTTATGATGGATTGGATGAGAACGAAAAGGAAATATTTCTTGACATTGCATGTTTCTTTACGTCAGAGGATAAAGATCATGTTGAAAGTGCATTGGAATGTTTGGGTCATTTTGCAAGAATTGGAATAAGTTGTCTTCTTGATAAATgtctcatttttatttctaaGAATAAGATAGAAATGCATGATTTGTTACAACAAATGGGCAAAGATATCGTTATCAACGAATGCCATAAAAATCCTAGAAAGCGTAGCAGGTTGTGGAATCCTCAAGAAATCATCAATGTATTGACAAAagatttg GGGACAATTTCAACTGAAAGCATTTCCTTAGACATGTCAAAAATTCAAGATATTGAGCTAAGTTCCGGTGCATTTGAGAGGATGAACaaacttaaattcttaaaattatatTGCCCTTACTACGAAGAAGACCTTTCCAGTTatcaacaaaacaaaatttttgATCCCCACAAAAGAAATTATGTCTCTCTCTCAGAAGAGCTCAGCTTTTTACCAAATGATTTGAGATATCTATATTGGTATAAATATCCTTCAAAATCTTTGCCAATGAACTTTTTTCCAGAAAATCTTGTTCACCTTCATTTGATGCACAGCCATATTCAACAACTTTACAATAAAAATCag TGTCTTTTAAACTTGAGATTCTTGGACCTCAGCTATTCTGTGGATCTACTGAAAATGCCAGACTTGTCAAAATTCTTGAAACTTGAAAGTTTACGCTTGAAAGGTTGTGAAAGTTTGGTTGAGATTTTCTCATCTAATCAACCTGATAGCAAGCTTTCACATATTGATCTTGGACATTGCAAAAGGCTCGAAAGTATTCCAAGCTTTCTtcatttgaaaaatcttaattttCTTTCTCTTGAAGGTTGCTCAAATATCAATGAGTTTCCAAAAGTTCCCAGGAATATAGGACATCTCATCCTAGATAGAATTGCAGTAGTCAAAGTTCCCTCATCAATTAGGCGACACAATTCACTCACTAAATTGTCTTTGTATGAATGTACGAGGATCAAATTTCTTCCAAACGGTATCACTGAGTTGAAGTGTCTTGTAGATCTTAATCTTAGTGGATGCTCAGAACTGGTAAGTCTTCCGGATAACATTGGCGAGCTGAAGCGTCTAAAAGATCTAGAGCTTAGCAATTGCTCAAAACTTATGAATCTACCGGAGGGCATTGGAAATTTGAAGTCTCTTATGTTTCTTGATATAAGTTTATGTCAAAATCTCAAAGAATTACCAGAGAACTTGGGGGCTTTAGAATCTCTTAAGTGGCTTTGTGCAACCAAAAGTGGTATAAAAAGGATACCATCCTCCATCAATTGCTTGAGCAAACTTGATAGATTAAAATGCGATGAATGTGAAGGATTGGTGTTGCCTTCTTTCACGGGTTTGTCCTCTCTAAAACACATTTCTCTAGAGAATTGTGGTATGATAGAAATTCCGAGCAGTATGTCCTCTTTAGTTTCATTAAGGGAATTGAATTTAAATGGAAATAACCTAGAGATGTTGCCTACTAGCTTCAAAAATCTTCCTAAGTTAGAAAAACTCTCTTTAAGTAACTGTAAGAGGCTTAAATGTTTATCTGATCTCCCATCAGCTCTACAAAGCTTAGTTTTAAGTAACTGCACAATGCTAAAAGTACTGCCATCATCTCTCACAAAAGGAAATATGGATTCGTTATGGTTCCTTGATACTCGTAATTGTGCTAATTTGGATCAGAATGAGTGCAAAATGACTGTGGATTATATGATACTGAGACTAGAAAGTTGTTTGCCGCAGCTGAAACTCTATGCATTTGGAAATTCTCTCTATGATACTTTTCAG GAAATGGTTCaacaaaatgttaaaatttgtaCATTTTTACGCGGGCTGCACATTGGTGGAGGTGAAATTCCACCAAAACTGATGTATCTAAATAACAACGGATCATCTTTGCTATTACCATTAAGATCGGGGCCGCATGACTTTATGGTTCTTGCCTTCTGGGCCTTTGTTGCAGTGAAAGATACGCCATCTGAAGATTGTGATTCTGACAATGAAATATATGTGAAATGTGAATGTAGATTCATGGATGATTCTGGACAAATTCTTTGTTTTGAAACAGTATACAGGGAGCGTATTTTCAAATCACTTTTGCATGATGAGGTGTTTGGATCAGAACACACTTTCTTGTGGTATTCAACAGTTCAATTCACCCACTCCAAATACAGTTTCAGTACGTTCTCTTTTGAATTTTATACTAAAATCTACTGTGATGGCCGAGAACACTTGAGCTCTACCGCGGTGGTAAGCAAGTGTGGAATTCATATATTATTTGATGACAATAACATTGGCCCCCTTACACATGAAGATAACATTGCCCCCCTTAATGTACCTTCGGCGTGGAGGTTTTACAAAGACGGACAACATAGAATCGAAATCAAAGAGCACGACGAAGACGAAGATGAAGGACAAAGTAGCAGTGAGGATGATGAAGAGGAAGAACAAAATAGCAATCAGGATGATGAAGAGGAAGGACATAGTCATCCAAAAAGGACACTAATATCATCATTGTTTACGAATTTTTTATATGGACTTTGTTCAATATGTTATCCCAGCCAGACAGTGAGAGATTCAATATAA
- the LOC126660986 gene encoding purine permease 3-like yields the protein MKINWFLLSSRFNSSLAVFAFIARKLVESYVFSFQKLEMLSKLQNVFALGADTQLAKMETEHNSNNQVTNEEEKMTNTHKKFLLIANVAMLAIGNCGGPLIQRLYFLKGGKGVWFSCFLQTAGWPFFIIPLSVSYIYRRAKNGDRTKSYYITPRLFIACAVIGVLTGLDDFLAAYGVSLLPVSTSALIIATQLGFTAAFAYILVKQKFTPFTVNAIFLLSIGAVVLVLHASSDRPAHETSGQYFLGFFMTLGASILYGFVLPLIELTYKKAKQTITYTLVMEMQMIISLFATAFCSIGMLLHNDFQAIPREASEFELGKAKYYIVIICNAVFWQFFFMGAVGVVFCGSSLLSGIIIATLLPLTETLAVLFYHESLRVEKGISLVLSLWGFMFYFYGELQQNKKKNQTLELAV from the exons ATGAAAATCAACTGGTTTTTACTGTCCAGCCGGTTTAATAGCTCACTAGCTG TGTTTGCATTtattgcacggaaacttgtcGAGTCATACGtttttagttttcaaaaatTGGAAATGCTTTCAAAACTccaaaat GTTTTTGCACTTGGAGCAGACACTCAGCTAGCAAAGATGGAGACTGAACACAATAGTAATAACCAAGTAACAAATGAAGAGGAGAAGATGACCAATACACATAAGAAGTTCCTGCTCATAGCGAATGTTGCAATGCTGGCAATAGGCAATTGTGGAGGTCCACTGATCCAACGTCTTTACTTCTTAAAAGGCGGTAAGGGTGTCTGGTTTTCGTGCTTTCTGCAAACAGCCGGCTGGCCATTTTTCATAATCCCCCTATCGGTTTCATACATTTATCGCCGAGCCAAGAATGGTGATCGAACCAAGTCGTATTATATAACTCCTCGTCTCTTTATAGCTTGTGCTGTCATTGGTGTTCTTACGGGATTGGATGATTTTCTTGCCGCCTATGGTGTTTCGCTTCTTCCGGTCTCAACTTCTGCTCTTATAATTGCTACACAACTTGGATTTACGGCTGCGTTTGCTTACATTTTAGTAAAACAAAAGTTCACTCCTTTTACTGTTAATGCGATTTTCTTGTTGTCAATTGGAGCTGTTGTTCTTGTGCTTCATGCTAGTTCTGACCGCCCGGCTCACGAAACCAGCGGACAGTACTTCTTAGGGTTTTTCATGACTCTTGGTGCTTCGATTCTTTACGGGTTTGTGTTACCGTTGATCGAGTTGACGTATAAGAAAGCAAAGCAGACAATTACGTATACTCTAGTTATGGAGATGCAGATGATAATATCTCTCTTCGCCACCGCATTCTGCAGCATCGGAATGCTTCTGCATAACGATTTCCAG GCGATTCCGAGAGAGGCGAGCGAGTTCGAGCTTGGAAAAGCGAAGTATTATATAGTGATAATATGTAATGCTGTATTTTGGCAATTCTTCTTCATGGGAGCAGTTGGAGTTGTGTTCTGTGGTTCTTCGTTGCTGTCTGGTATTATAATTGCGACTCTGCTGCCGTTGACGGAGACTTTAGCAGTGTTGTTCTATCATGAAAGTTTGAGAGTTGAGAAAGGGATTTCTCTTGTTTTATCTCTCTGGGGATTCATGTTTTACTTCTATGGTGAGCTTCAGCAGAACAAGAAAAAGAATCAAACTTTAGAACTAGCCGTTTAA
- the LOC126659576 gene encoding DNA-directed RNA polymerase V subunit 7 encodes MYLKVQLPWNVIIPANQLDAKGIMLQRSIVVRLLEDFATKKATEDLGYYTAVSTLERIGEGKVREHTGDVLFPVTFKAITFKIFRGEVLEGVVHKVLKHGVFLRCGPIESIYLSCLKMPDYHYVPGENPVFLNDKTSKIEKGVVVRFIVIGTKWLEAERDFQALVSLEGDYLGPVC; translated from the coding sequence ATGTATCTCAAAGTGCAGCTGCCTTGGAATGTTATAATTCCTGCCAATCAACTGGATGCCAAAGGAATAATGCTTCAAAGGTCAATCGTCGTCCGTTTATTGGAAGATTTCGCAACCAAAAAAGCCACCGAAGATTTGGGATACTACACTGCTGTCTCTACTTTGGAGAGAATCGGGGAAGGTAAAGTGAGGGAGCACACAGGGGATGTACTCTTTCCAGTTACGTTCAAAGCCATCACCTTCAAGATTTTCAGGGGAGAGGTTCTAGAAGGGGTTGTTCACAAGGTGCTTAAGCATGGAGTTTTTCTGAGATGCGGGCCGATCGAGAGTATCTATCTCTCCTGTTTGAAGATGCCAGACTATCATTATGTGCCTGGAGAGAATCCAGTCTTTTTGAACGATAAGACCTCCAAGATTGAGAAAGGTGTGGTGGTTAGATTCATTGTCATTGGAACCAAGTGGCTTGAGGCAGAAAGGGACTTTCAGGCGTTGGTCAGTTTGGAGGGCGATTACCTCGGACCGGTATGCTAG
- the LOC126660320 gene encoding 2-oxoglutarate-dependent dioxygenase 19-like, whose amino-acid sequence MAEVAPLVPSLVPITKKSPKQITSIKFIAESPDLTTIPASHIFTPNSDELLSVSEPEEPIPVIDYSLLISSSSHQRTKIINDLAKACQDWGFFMVVNHGVPETLMKSMIEACKGFFDLPEEEKLDFKGKNVLDPIRSGTSFNTSVEQVFCWRDFLKVFVHPVFHSPTKPLALSEIMLEYSKEVREIARQLLKGISESLELEADYIEKTLNFDQCLQTNIANYYPPCTQPELAMGLPCHSDHGLLTILIENGVSGLQVQHKGKWVNLKITPNSFLVNTGDHLEILSNGKYKSILHRAVVNQTATRISIALAHGPSLDTIVSPAPELIDRENKKPAYIGITYQEYVQLQQSNQLHGKSCLDRVRI is encoded by the exons ATGGCTGAAGTAGCTCCATTGGTACCTTCTCTTGTTCCGATCACTAAAAAATCACCTAAGCAAATTACAAGCATTAAATTCATAGCAGAGTCACCTGATCTTACCACCATCCCTGCAAGTCATATCTTCACTCCAAATTCTGATGAATTATTATCAGTTTCAGAGCCAGAAGAGCCAATTCCTGTCATTGATTATTCCCTTCTTATTTCAAGTTCTTCTCATCAAAGAACTAAAATCATTAATGACCTTGCCAAAGCCTGTCAAGATTGGGGCTTCTTCATG GTGGTCAATCATGGAGTGCCAGAAACACTAATGAAATCAATGATTGAAGCATGTAAAGGTTTTTTTGATCTTCCAGAAGAGGAAAAGCTGGATTTTAAAGGGAAAAATGTGTTGGACCCAATAAGGAGTGGGACGAGCTTTAATACTTCAGTTGAACAAGTTTTCTGTTGGAGAGATTTTCTCAAGGTTTTTGTTCATCCTGTGTTTCACTCTCCCACCAAACCTCTTGCTCTAAG tGAGATTATGTTAGAATACTCAAAAGAAGTGAGAGAAATAGCAAGACAATTACTAAAAGGAATATCAGAAAGCTTGGAATTGGAAGCTGATTACATAGAGAAGACACTCAACTTTGACCAATGTCTTCAAACCAATATAGCAAACTATTACCCACCTTGTACCCAACCAGAACTGGCCATGGGTCTGCCCTGCCACTCAGATCATGGTTTGTTGACCATTCTAATAGAAAATGGAGTCAGTGGCCTTCAAGTGCAACATAAAGGAAAATGGGTTAATTTGAAAATCACACCCAATTCTTTTCTAGTTAACACTGGAGATCATCTTGAG ATACTGAGTAACGGGAAGTACAAGAGTATTCTACACAGAGCAGTAGTGAACCAAACAGCTACAAGAATATCTATAGCCCTCGCACATGGACCGTCACTCGATACAATTGTTAGTCCCGCACCAGAGTTGATCGATCGTGAAAACAAAAAACCAGCATATATCGGTATCACTTATCAAGAATATGTCCAACTTCAGCAGAGCAATCAGTTGCATGGAAAATCTTGCTTGGATCGTGTTCGAATTTGA